In Marinicauda algicola, one DNA window encodes the following:
- a CDS encoding DUF6127 family protein has translation MDRKSDIGRLISLPSDEFEALLERAAETGARRALHEVGLDGTDAAEDIRDLRSLLAGFRLAKRTAVQTAVRIITTGILLALMAGIAIKLRLFGNGP, from the coding sequence ATGGACCGAAAAAGCGACATCGGCAGGCTGATCAGCCTACCGAGCGACGAATTCGAGGCACTGCTGGAACGTGCCGCCGAAACCGGCGCCCGCCGTGCGCTGCATGAGGTCGGGCTCGACGGGACGGATGCGGCCGAGGACATCCGCGATCTGCGATCTCTGCTGGCCGGGTTTCGGCTGGCCAAGCGAACAGCCGTGCAGACCGCCGTTCGCATCATCACCACCGGCATTCTGCTCGCCCTCATGGCGGGCATCGCCATCAAGCTGAGGCTGTTTGGCAACGGTCCCTGA
- a CDS encoding YcbK family protein: MTTNIFNHWRDVPTARWRWKNFSPAEIACRGSGSLRIHEEALDKLQALRDRLGKPLIVRSAYRSPAHNRAVGGAARSKHLDGTAFDIAMANHDPVAFEEAARAVGFKGFGFYPRSGFMHIDLGPARQWGERFPVREAAFAMETPPAREALAESRTLKGSGAAGVATAGVAGTEVAQNVLTETQSAVLPLVPYLDTLRWVFIALALAGIAVAIYARIDDWKRGQR; this comes from the coding sequence ATGACGACCAACATCTTCAACCACTGGCGCGACGTGCCGACCGCCCGCTGGCGCTGGAAGAACTTCTCGCCTGCGGAGATCGCCTGCCGCGGCAGCGGTAGCTTGCGCATCCACGAGGAGGCGCTCGACAAGCTGCAAGCCCTTCGCGATCGGCTGGGCAAGCCGCTGATCGTTCGCTCGGCCTACCGCAGCCCGGCGCACAACCGCGCCGTCGGCGGAGCGGCGCGCTCGAAGCATCTCGACGGCACGGCCTTCGACATCGCCATGGCGAACCACGATCCCGTAGCCTTCGAGGAAGCGGCCCGCGCGGTCGGCTTCAAGGGCTTCGGCTTCTACCCGCGATCGGGCTTCATGCATATCGACCTTGGGCCCGCTCGGCAGTGGGGTGAGCGGTTCCCGGTCCGCGAGGCGGCCTTCGCCATGGAGACGCCGCCCGCGCGCGAGGCGCTGGCTGAAAGCCGCACGTTGAAGGGCAGCGGTGCAGCCGGTGTTGCGACTGCGGGCGTGGCCGGAACCGAGGTCGCCCAGAACGTCCTGACCGAGACGCAGTCCGCTGTCCTGCCGCTCGTGCCATACCTCGATACGCTACGCTGGGTGTTCATCGCCTTGGCCCTCGCCGGCATCGCGGTCGCGATCTACGCCCGCATCGATGACTGGAAGCGAGGGCAGCGATGA
- a CDS encoding YqaA family protein, with protein sequence MCGDTQGKAKLLADTETDLAAYAALFISAFTSATLLPGSSEAALLTLLAMGRGEPVTLVVVATAGNLLGSLVNWMLGRFFSALRERRWFPIDEPSYRRATDWFNRYGVWSLLLSWLPIIGDPLTVVAGALRVGLLRFVLLVSIGKGARYIFIVGAYSWWNGA encoded by the coding sequence GTGTGTGGCGATACTCAGGGTAAAGCCAAATTGCTAGCAGACACTGAAACCGATCTTGCCGCATATGCCGCACTCTTCATAAGCGCGTTCACGTCGGCGACCCTCCTGCCGGGGTCTTCTGAGGCCGCTCTCCTGACGCTTCTGGCCATGGGACGCGGCGAGCCTGTCACCTTGGTTGTTGTCGCAACGGCAGGAAATTTGCTAGGCTCGCTGGTGAACTGGATGCTCGGCAGGTTCTTTTCGGCGCTTCGCGAACGCCGCTGGTTTCCAATTGACGAGCCGTCGTACCGTCGCGCAACTGACTGGTTTAACCGTTATGGCGTGTGGTCGTTGCTCCTGTCCTGGCTGCCCATCATTGGAGATCCGCTGACCGTCGTCGCCGGTGCATTACGCGTGGGCTTGCTGCGTTTTGTCTTGCTGGTCTCAATCGGTAAGGGCGCGCGCTACATCTTTATTGTCGGCGCGTACTCATGGTGGAATGGCGCCTGA
- a CDS encoding c-type cytochrome, which yields MKPTVIILAIAAAIASVTIATFLSGLGRQPQWGQADPRNTRQVALGERVYRDHCAACHGADLEGQPQWQTRRPDGRLPAPPHDESGHTWHHADEVLFRITKNGVSALVPGYESDMPAYAAVLTDEEIWSVLAFIKSRWPSDIQARHAEINRRNEQSR from the coding sequence CCGACGGTCATCATCCTCGCCATTGCGGCTGCTATTGCCTCCGTGACCATCGCGACTTTTCTCAGTGGTCTCGGTCGCCAACCGCAGTGGGGTCAGGCCGATCCCCGAAATACGCGACAGGTTGCGCTGGGCGAACGGGTCTATCGGGACCACTGTGCCGCCTGTCATGGAGCTGATTTGGAGGGACAGCCACAGTGGCAAACTCGTCGGCCCGATGGCCGCCTGCCGGCGCCGCCGCATGATGAATCCGGCCATACTTGGCACCATGCGGATGAAGTGCTGTTTCGCATCACCAAAAATGGCGTCTCGGCGCTGGTGCCCGGTTACGAGAGCGATATGCCAGCCTATGCCGCCGTCCTCACAGATGAGGAAATCTGGTCCGTCCTCGCATTCATCAAGAGCCGATGGCCGTCCGACATTCAGGCCCGACACGCCGAAATCAATCGTCGAAATGAACAGTCCCGCTGA